In Oscillospiraceae bacterium, the genomic window AAGTCACCACCGTTCTCGTTCCACTTCTTGGAAGCGGTATAGGTATGATCGCTGGTGCCGTCGTAGAACTTCACAACCAGAGAATCGCCCTTGGTTGCACCGTCGATGTACTCCTGCATAACGCAGCCGTTGCCGATCATGGTTTCCGCCGCCATCCATTCCTCGCGGCGGGCAATGCGGTTTTCCATGTCGTTCATGTCGTCTGCCAGCAGGCGGGCGGCACGCTGTGCTTCATCCATGCCCGGATACAGAGCCTCACCGAAGCCACGCTTAGTCAGCTCGTCGAGGGTCAGCAGACGAGACGGGGCGATATAGGCGGGCTTATAGGAATGCACCTCATAGCTCCGGCGACCAATGGGAATGTCGCCCGCTTTCTGATCCACGAATGCCGCCAGCTTACGGTCGCCGCTACGGTACTCGGTCAGAACTTCGTTCGCCTTGAAGATGTCACCTGCCCCGGTGGGGAAATAGCGATCCTTGAAAAAGCTGACCTTCGGGACAATTTCCTCGGAAATTGCCTGAAGGATAACATTATCAAAGAAGTTAATCAGAATTGCCATTGAAACGTCCTCCTGTTACATTTCGACCACAGGCAGCAGAACGATGTCCCGCATCCGCAGTGCGTCTTTGTCTGCCTCGGTCATGGTGTAGCTGTCCTTGACGGTCAGCTTGTCCGGGTTGAAACAGCCTGCCAGATAGACTGCAACGGTTTCATCCATGCTGGCCTTCATAGTCACATCCTCAATCAGGATGCAGTCAGCGGTCAGAGTATCGCCGCCGGACGCCTCGGTTCCCAGAATGTGCAGCTTTCCATCCTTTGCGCTCTTGGCAAACACCGTGCCACGCACAAAGGTGGTTTCTGCTTCCGGGCCAGCAATCACGCCGGGGCCGACGCGCTTTTTCGGGTTCACGCCTGCGATCAGGCCGTCGTACTCAACCTCGCCCAGCTTTTCACTCAGCATTTTTTCAGCCATCGTTTAGCCCTCCTTCTTCGGGTGGAACAGGTTCTTGACCATCGCACGCTTTTCGGCGTCGGTCTGGTTCTTGTTTTTCGTGCCAGTGCCAGAGACACCGTCCGGGGCAGCACCGCCAACGCTGTTTGCGCCGCTGGTATCTGCATCATCTTCGGTATCATCCAGCAGTTTGTGGCCCTTCTTCTTTGCATCCAGCGCCGCACGGTAAGCAAGCTGCTCCGCAGAACAAGCCTTGTCACCATACTTTGCCTCGGCCACCAGATCGGACGGGACTGCATCCGCGATCTCGTCAATGGCAGCCAAACGATCACGCTCCTGCTTCTGTGCCTCCGCATGGGCTTCGTCCACAATCTCTTTCACCAGATCAGGACAGCCGTTGCGCAGTTCATCTGCGTTCTTGAACTCCATGTCGTTACCTCCATCGTTCTTGTCCGGCTTTCCTGCCGGGTCAGTGTTATTTACAAAACCCTCAGTCGTGGCAGGGGCCACCACGGCGCGGTTTCGTACAAATTCAGGGGCATCATCAAATGTGCCCGGAACGGCAATGCTGTTGACAAACAGCGCACCATTCCTGTTTTCGATTTTTGCAGTCTGGTTGCTTTCCGTGATTTCGTCGATGAAGCCATTTTCTTTTGCTTCTGCCGCCGTCCACCACGATGTAGCGTCCATCCACGCCGCCACTTCTTCGACGGTGTGTCCTGTCTTTTTCGCATACTGGTTCAAGACATTGGTGCGCATCACGGTCAGTGCATCCATGAGCTGCTTCAAGCCCTCCATGTCCACAAACCCGTTCGGGTTTACCTTGATGGGGTGGATCATGTAGGTTGCATCCTCTGCCGCCTTGACCACTTTGCAATGGCTGGCGACGATGGTCGCCGCGCTGGCACAGATACCTTCGATTTGCGCTGTCACCGTGCCAAGCCTGTTTTCCAACATTGCGCCAATGGCTTGTGCGGCCCAGACATCCCCGCCGCCGCTGCAAATACGGACAGTCAGGTCATCCATAGCCGGAATCGTCGCAAGGTCTGCGGCGAACGCCTGCGGGGTCACTTCATCACCCCACCAGCTCGTACGGCTAATATCACCGTAAAGCAGAAGTTCCGCCGTGCCGCCGGTCTCGGCTGCATTGCGGAACTCCCAAAACTTCTTGTTACTCGGACTTGCCGGGGTCGCCGCCGCTCCGTTGAGGAACAGCGGTTTGCTGTTGCACTTGTGCTCCCGCAATTTCGTCCACCTCCCGTTTCAGTGCGGCTTCGGCTTTCCGCTGCCGCATATTTGCCTCATAGCTTCCGCCCGTCATCTGAGCGGTTTCCTGTGCCGCCGTGGAGAATCCGCTGTTCACCCGCATCTGGGCTGCTTCGGCTTCATCCTTGGGGTTCAGGTTTGTTCTTGCCGGGCCATTCCAGTTGCAGTTCATGTAGGCCGCTGCAACCGCCGGGTTTGTCAGGAAGCCCGGCGCTTTGATCCGTCCCTTGCACACGGCTTCCCGGAACCATGCCTCATAGACCGGCTGGCAGAAAGAATCCGCGAACCAGTCTCGGTGCATTCCCGTGGTTCTCCAAAATTCATTCAAAGCGCCGCGGGCTGCAGAATAGCTGGTGCTGAACTGCTTGTACAGCACCTCAGACGGAATTTCCAACGCCGCCGCCATCTGCTTTACAATGGCGTTCATGAACGCTTCAAACCCGGTCGTTGGGTGCTTCGGGTCTGCGAACTGCACTTCCTCTCCGGGGTTCAGGTCGATAAACGCGCCCGGTGCCAGCTCCACACTGGTCTTATCAGGCGTATCTACCTGCACATCCGGGGGAAGCATTTCGCCAAACGGCACCTCGTCAGATTGATCCGACTTCTTGATAAACACTGTGAACATCGCGGAGATCACCGCGGCTGTCAGCTCTGCGTCCGTAAAACGCCCAAGCTGTTTCAGGCTTTCCAGCACCGGTGCCAGCAGTGGTACGCCGCGCAGCTGACCGGCACGTTCGCGCTGCATCAGACAGAGAACATTCTGCCGCCCGGTCTTTTTGCCGTAGGCTTCCACTCTTGTCCAGTGCGAGGCCGTCAATCCCGTCACGCTGGTAGACGCCAGCGGGTGCCGGTCGCAAACCCAGTACGCAATGACCATGCCGTCTGCATCGGTTTCAACACCTTGCACGATCTTTTCAACATGATGCTCGTTAATGTCCGTCGGCGAAAGGATGTCCATAAACGCAGGAGAACAAATGCGGTCGGCTTCGATGATCCGCACACGCAGGTCATACGGTACACCGGGCGTCTTTTTGTTCTGCAGGACTGCCCATGAATCACCATTCAGCAGAAATCCCGTAAATGCCAACTGCTGCAACATATAGAAATTGTCGATGCGGTCTGCATCACAGGTCGGCTTATTGGCCCACAGAGCAAATTCTCTTGCGATTTGTTCATTGATTTTCTGGGCTTCCTCGTCTGAAATACCCAAAAATGCGTTGTCGATCTGCGGTGTCGGTGTCAGACCGCCGCACACTACATTGGTGCGCATGGTCTTGATGGCACCGGTTGCCAGCGGGACGCCCATATAAGCGTCCCTGCTCCGCTCTCTCAGGACGCGAAGATTATCTTCGATGTCCTCTTTCGGGCTTCCACCGTGCCACATCCAGCCCCGCATAGATTTCTTGTGCAGACTTGCGCCATAGTTGGAATATCCCGAATTGATTGCCCGTATTGCCGTCTGTGCGGCAACACGTTTTACTGCCCGCTCCGGGGCAATCGCCGTGAGCAGGGTATCGAAGAATCCCATCTTCTACTCTCCTTACAGGTCACGCGGCACAAAATGCCCCATCCGGTTCCGTCCCTTTCTCTGCTGAGAAAGTTCCGTCACCTTGTTCGACCAATAATCAATCCGCTTTCCAATCTGCGTCAGGTCTGCGTAGGTCAATGACCTGTTGCCGATCTGGTAGCTTTGCCCGTGTGTCACCTTTTCCTCGGCGGCAATCCAAAGGTCAAGCTGTTTCTGTGCCGTTTCCAGCGTAATTCCTGCCATTTAGATACCTCCCGAAAGCTGACGACGGCCCCGTGATTTCTTGACCGGCTGGGCAGGCGTTCCGTCTGCATCCGGTTTTTTCAGCACAGGGCGAGAAATAGCAAGAGCCGCGGTTGCGTAATTGCGCAAATCCAGCGGCTCGTTTCGTTTATGCTCTTTATCTTTGATTTCCCAGTATTCTTTCAAATGACCCTTGACGAACCGCACCACTTTCTTCTCAGCTGTTAGGCCCTTGAAGTATTCTTCGGTGTAGCCTGCTTCCTCATTTGACGGGAAGTGGCAGTAGTTCGGGCCGGGCGTCTTGACTTCCAAACGCTGATAGATGGTCGTTTTGCCCGCATCAACGCCCAGAATGAACAGGTCTGCCCGAACACGATTGTTCTTGGACGGGTTGCGGATAAACGGCACTCCTGCGCCGCCCATGCCCTTAATGGCAAAGATGCGCCGGTTGAGCCGTTCCTTTGCAAACCGGTAAACTTCATCGGTGTGGTGTCCACCGGAATCAATGCAGGTCGCCAACAGCGGGTATGCCGTTCCGTCTGCCTTGTGCCATGTCCGAAGTAGAAAGTTGTCCAGATCGTCCCATACCTGATCCGAAAGCATATCGCCGAAGATTTTCTGGTAGCGAACGCCCCAGCTCTCTGTGCCCTCGCCCCAGCCGACCACTTCAACTTCAAAGCGATCATCCTGCACGTCAACACCAGCAGTGAGGTACAGAACATCATCCGGCACCTCTGCGGCGTAGATTTCGCGGCGGTTGAACAGCTCGATGTCCTCCAACTGAATGCCGCGTTCCTCCCACGTCTCGCCCAACTCTGTGTTCACCCAGACCTTCATTTGTTCCGGGTTGCCATGATCGAGGGCAATTTTCGCTTCGATGAACTTCGTCACGATCTCTTTCCAGCCAACAAAGGTTGAAGCCAGCGTGTTCAGGTGGAAGCCTCTGGATTCTGCACCGGGATTGGCGGCAACATACTTACCGTATTTCCCCTGCTCTTTCCAGCGGTATTCATTTGATACACAGCCGCATTCCCTGCAGACATATCCAATTCCCTTGTCGAGGTCGTCTTTGTCGAACTTGACATTCTCCCAAAGGAACGGCTGGTATGCCCCACATTCCGGGCAAGGCACGTTCCATTCTTCTTGTGTAGAAAGTAGGTAGGCGTCCTCAATGCGGCTGTCTCCCTTGATGGTGGGCGTGCTGACCATGACGGTCTTGTAATCCCAAAAGGTCGTCTGGCGTTTCTTTGCCAGATCAAGAGGGTCGCCCTCTGTTCCTGCGCTCTTGGGGTAGCGGTCGATCTCGTCCGCCAGCAGCACTTTGATGGGGCGGCTGGCAAGGCTCGACGGGCTGTTTGCGCCAACAATGGTGATGTGCCCGCCGGGGAAGTTCTTCTTCATGACGGTATTTCCAGCGTACCGGCTTTTGGTATCCACCAGACCGGTAAGCCGGGGCGTGTCCCGGATCATGGGAGCGATACGGTCTTTTGAGAGCGTCTGCCCCATGTCAAGGGTAGGCTGCATACACATCACCGGGCAGGGTGCATAGTCCATGTAGTAGCCCAGCGGGTTCAGAATGAAAGCATCCGTCTTTCCGATCTGCGCCGCCGACATGACGACGACAGAACGGACGTGAGGATCACCGATGGCATCCATGATAGCCCGCTGATACGGGGCTTTCTCGGTGTGCCACCGCCCCGGTTCTGCGCTGGATTCTGCGGACAACACCCGGTATCTGTCCGCCCACTGGCTGACTGTCAGGGGCGGCGGCGGGCGTAGTTTGCTTAGAACCTCGGCGAACAGTTCCACGGTCTGCGGTTCAAGTTTCACGATCCGTTTTTTCTTCACGTTTCGGTTCACCTCTTACGCAGGCTGGGAACATACACAGGATCAGCCTTTGGTGGATGCGTTTGCCCCACGGGCAGTGCTTGCAAGCGCCGCCGGGCTTATCCGGTTTCTTCTCCGTCTTGTTCATCTTCTTCATCATCCTTTGGCGGCTGCAACGCCACCTGATAATTAGAAAATTCCTCCATGATCTCATAGAGGGAACTTTGCAATAAGTCCATGATCTTGCCCTCATCACCGTCCAGCTTGGCAATGTTTGCAGCCAACTTGTTGGGCAGGGCAAGGAGCCTTGAGCGCAGGTTCATAACAACGGTGGTCATGCCAACCGTGATGTCAGATTTCCGGTACAGTTCCCCATTGCGAACTTTATTCTCGGTTTCGGCGGCGATCCGTTTTTCCTTGGTCAGCTTCGCCCGTTCCTCGTTGAGGTCAGCTTTGCCGCCCTCGTCGCCCCGCAGGTAGTTGATGTACCGTCGGACGCTGGAACGCAGGTCGTAAAGGCCGGGGGCCTTTTCTTCCAGCACGCCCTCGTCTCGGAGCTGCCGCACCCGGCGTTCGGACAGGTCGAGATACTGTGCAACGATCTTAGTCGTGTACAGTTTCATCCTCTGTCCCTCCCTCCGGGTCTACATCCACCTCACCGGTCGCCCGCATCTTTGCAATGTCAAGGCGTTCCAGTTCCAGAGCGTACCGTTTTTCAAATTCTTCCTGCTGACGGATTTGTGTGGTCAGGGAAATAATTCTGCCGGAGACCTTGTTCAGGGCCTCCCGCAGCTGGGTCACTCGAACAAAGGCACTGTCCTTGTTATCCATGACCATCTTCTGCACAGCTCCGTCCGCCTGCTTCCCGTCTTTGTCCTTTCCCGGTTTTCGCATATCGGTGATGGATGCAGTGAACAGCTTTTCCGGGTCGCAGCTTTCATACTCTGCGATCCGTTCCATGATGTGCCGCTGCTGAATCCGAAGCAGCTTCAACTCATAAATGTTGTTCTCGTTTGCACCGGTCGGCATTTGATCCAGCCAGTCCCGTTCCTCTTGGCTCAAACGTTCAAGGTGAACCGTGCTATATGCACCGTCCTTCTCTGCGTTGGTGTTTCCGTTCGGCGCACCGCCGCCGGGATTGCCCTTGGCATTCCTCTTGCCCCGGCTGTTTTTGTTTCCGGGCTGTCCCCCGCGCTTGCGCTCCACCGCATCGTCCCATTGGTCAATGCGTTTCCAGTTGCGGACGGTTCCGTATGTCACGCCCAGCTTTTTGGCAAGGTCTTTGAGATTTACTTTCTCGCCCGACCGCCGCCGCTTGATGTACTCAGCCTTGGCGGTGTCGCGCTTGTCGTTCCGCTTCGGCATCCGGCATCACTCCTGCACCCCGTTTCCAAAATACACGCAAAAGAAAAAGCCCCACGACGGAATGTCATGGAGCTTCGCACCTATCACTGTACCGATTATAGCAGGAAAAAGGCATCACGATACATCATTTTGAAAATTTTCTTCAAAAAATCCCCCTAAATTTTTTCAGACCCCCTTCTGGGGAAGGGCAAAAATCCGTTTATACCTAGAAAATTTTCGGGCTTTCGGACCCGTGAATGGAAGAAATTTCCTTCCCAGTACCTTGCCAGTGGCCCGAAAAATGGTAGAAAATGGTATAAACGACCGAAAAATTGGACATTTTCCGCCGTCAAAATGCCGGAAAAATCAGCGGCAAAACCCCGGCGGCGGTGTCCTTTAAGGTATCGCGGGGCGGGCGGTGTGGTGTCATTCTGTCACCGGTTCAGCGCCGCGCCGGTGTGCGGGGCGCTGTCCGCATCGGGGCGGCGCGGTGTGGCGTGGCGGGCGCGGCGGTGTGCTGTGTGGTGTGTGGGCGGCGCTGTCCTCTCCTATATAGCTATGTAGGGCGTGCGCGGTGCTGTCCGCATCGGGGCGGCGCGTGGTGTAGTATGGCGGGCGCGGCGGTGTGCGGTGTGGTGTGTGGGCGGTGCTGTCCCTCTCCTATATAGCTATGTAGGGCGGGGCGCTGTCCGCATCGGGGCGGCGCGTGGTGTAGTATGGCGGGCGGTGCTGTCCCTCTCCTATATAGCTATGTAGGGCGGGCGGCGTGGTGAAACTGTCGCCCGCATCGCCCCGGCGCGGGCGGTGTGTCTGTCGTCCACATCGGGCGGGCCGTCGTCCGCATCGGGGCGGCGCGGCCTGTCCAGATCGGCGGCGATCTCCCCGGCGGCGGGCGGCATCGAACCGCCCACGGAAAACGCCCCGGAAAAATCGCCCCACGGAAAACAGGCAACAAAAAAGAGGTAAACGCGGCGCGGGCCGTGTCTACCTCTTTTTTCGCGTCATTCTTCCGGGGCGGTCATTCTTCCGGGGTGTCGTCCGGGGCGGGCGGCTGGAATCCATCGCGGGCCATTCTTTCCCGCGTGGCGTTCACGATATACCCCGCCACGCTTTCCCCGGCGTGGGCGGCGGCGGTGTTCAAATCCTCTTCAATTTCTTTCGGGATTCTAATTGATTTTGTCGCAAACTTTGATAAATAGCGGTCGTTCGTTATTCTTTTCTTGTCTGTGAGCGGCATTTTTGTCACCTCTCTTTCTGCCTGTCCTCATTATATCAAATTTTCCCGGAATGCACCATGCAAAAATTGACGGAATGAATCATGCTTTTTTGTGCATTTCGTAAAATTGCATGATTCATGCTTGACACGTTGCATGAATCATGCTATGATGTAGCCACAGCAAAGGAAACACCGCAAAACAGAAAAGAGGTTACATTATGGACGCTGAAAAAATGACGATCACCCTTGACACTGAGGACATGAGAACCGTTCTTGCAAGTGTCGGTTTCGTGGTTTGTGACTGGAAAGAAAAAGCCCGTGATGAAAAGGCGGGCAAGATGGCGCATGAATCCGCCGTGCGGAATGTCGAAATGTGGGAAGCGATTTACCAGAACATTCTCCAGCAGATGAAAAATCAGGGTTTCTAAACCCCGCCGGACACCTCGACGGGCCGCACCGCAAAGCGACCCGATCCCAACGCCCCGCCGGGGTGAATCAAATCAGAAAAGAGGTGAAAAGCATGAATAAACACTTTTTCGAGCTGCCGAAAGCCGTCAAGCGTGCCGTTTGGGCCGCGCTCATGGCTGAATGGGCAAAGAAAAAAGCCGCCAACCGCACCACCGGTTGACAGCTCGCAAGATGGGATTTGAACAGCTCATCTTGCAATGATTTTACCAGTTTCCGCCGGTAAAGTCAAGCGGACACTTTGCAAGGGCTGCACCGCTCAACAAAGCAACCCATGCCCACCACCCCGCCGGGGTAATTCAAAAGAAAAGAGGTTTTGAAGTATGACCACATTCGACCGCAAAATAAACCAGATCGCCGCCCGCCATGGGTGGCGAATCGAGAAGCAGCCCCGCGCCGCTGTCGAGTGCTATATCATCGACGCGGCAACTTATGAGGATGCCGGGAAGATCGCCGCCGCACTGAACCGTTGCAAGGGTTTACACCTTGAAACCCTGTCGCCGCTCCACTATGAATCGTGGGCCGTCAAGGTTTGCGACGCTGGACAGTGGGACGCATGGCGGGAGCGGGAGCGGCAAAAGTCCGCCCTTGTTGATGTGTTCTATAACGCATTGAGGACGAACGGCGGCGACCAGAACGCCGCAAAAGCGGTTCAGCGCGAAACCGCTGTACAGTGGAACGCCGTGGAAGCGTTCAATCTGATTTACGCATGACCCCGCCCCGGATACCTTGACGGGCCGCACCACGAAAAGCGACCCGATCCCACCACCCCGGAATCGTCCGGGAGAAAGCCGAACACACACCACGAAAGCAAAAAGGAGATATGAACCATGAAACGAATTATCACCGCCGCCGCTCTGGCCGCTGCCCTTTTGGCAGGCGCGCCCCGCGCCGCTGCCGTCTGCCCCTACACCGTCGGCCCGCTGGGCCGGTACATCGCCCCGGCCATTGTGCAGGGCATGACCGCCACCGACGACGGGAACGCCGTTGAAGTCTGGTGCACCGACGCGCTGGACGGTGACGACTGGTTTTTTACCGTGGACAACGAAACCGAATTGAAGATTTACAGCCGTGTAAATCTGGTGATCGATGCCAACGGCACCCCGGACGACTTCACCGACGACCGCGTTATTGATGCCCTGTTTTGCAACGACTGCACCGAAGATTGAAAGGAGCGCACAACATGAAAAGCCTTGAAGAAATCCGCATCGAATGCCGCAACGAAAACCACGCCGCCCGTCGCCTGTTGTCCGCCGGGTTCCGGCTTGAGGGGTGGGACATGAACACGGGGCGGCGGATCGTCGCCCGCATCACGAACGAGAACACGAACGACGAACAGCGCACGTTCTACGAGTTTCCCAACTATCAAACCGCCGCCGCTGAACTTCTCGCATGACCCCCGCCGGATACCTTGACGGGCCGCACCGATGCAAAGCGACCCGATCCCATCCACCCGGCCCCGCCGGGAAGAACCACAACAAAAATTGAAAGGAAGTATTTACCATGACGAACAATCAGATCATCCGCAACGAAGCCGCCCGGCTTGACCCTGCCACCCTGCACGCCATCGCCACCGCGCACCACACCCCGGACGAGATCGCCGCCATTGCCGCCGTTTGCAAAACCGCCGACGAGAACGGCAACGAACAGCCCGCCACCGTGGCCGATGTCGAAATCATGCTTGCTGCCGACGAGCTGCACACGTTCGACCACTGGAAGAAAGAGGGTAAGAGCGTCAAAAAGGGTGAAAAGCATCTTGTTTGCTGCTACCTCTGGAAGTACACCACGAAGCCCAGCAAAGAGCAGCGAGAAAAAGCAGCGGCAGAGGGCAAGGAAGCGGCTCCCGATCCGCATTACTACCCCACGAAATCGCACCTGTTCAGTTGCTTACAGGTTGAAAGCAGCAAGCCCGCCCCGGCTGGCCGGTTTGGATCGACCGCCGCAATCATCGAGTATAACAAGAAACTGGCAGCCGAACGGAAAGCAGCCAAAGCCGCAAAGGAAGCCGCCGAAAAGGCAAAGGCCGAAGCCCCCGCCCCGGTCATCACCGAAGAACACCACGAGTTGCCGGAACTGGTGCACGCCGATCCGCTTCCCACGAAAAAGGCCACGAAGCGCACCGCCAAAAAGGCCCCGGCAAAGAAAGCCGAAACGAAACCCGCCGGGCCGGACATGGAAGAACTGAAAAACGCTTTCGTCAAGAACTATTCCCGCCTGTACCAGACCGACGACGACCACGAAAGCGGCGAGTTTTACGACACCGTGGACAAGTTCGACGAAATGAGCGCAAACAATGCCCAGTTTGCCGCCACCGTCCAGAAGTTCAATAAATACATGGACGACCTTATCAGCAGTGACCGCGAAGCCGCCGCGTTTGTGATGGCCCTTGACGATCTGGAAAAGGCAAAGACCCCCGAAATGGTTCCCACCGTGCAGCAGCTTTGCTTTGCATAACACGAAACGGAGACCCCAGCAGGGCCGCACCGCTCAAAGCGGCCCCGCCCCACTTCCCACCGGCACCCCGCCGGGGGATCGTCACGAAACACGAAAAACGAAAACAGGAGGCTTGAATTTATGTCTTGCATGATGCTTTCCCCCGCCCACATCGCCACCGTTGCGCACGGTCTGGCGTACCTGCTCAATCAATCCGAAATGTGCCAGCTTTCCGCCGCCGACGAATTGCGCGACGCGCTGGGCGCTTGCAGATACCCGCACGATTTTCTGTATGACGACCGCCGAATCTACCCCGTTCTGTACCGGCACAACGAAGCCGCGTATGAAGGGCGCTATAAGGCAGAGCCGGACGAAACCGACGAAGTGCCAGCCATGCCGGACAATGTGCCGCACCTGCTGCACCGTCTGGACTACAACAAGCATTATTTTCTCGATGCTGATTTCTTCAAATTCCTGAAGCTGCTTGACTGCTACATTTACCAGTGCGAAGAACAGGCCACGGCAGACACGAATTTACAGAAAGCGCTTGTAAAGACTTCAAACCACTTGTACGCATTCGCCGCCCAGCAGAATGCAGCGTACAACGCCGCGCCGTGGTGCATCTGATCCGCGCCGGATACCTTGACGGGCCGCACCGTAAAGCGACCCGATCCCAGCCAAAAGGCACAACACGAAACACAAAAAGGAGCAAACGAATTATGACAACATACTATCCCATCAACGAAAATCTGGCCCGTGCTTCCCACGATATGCGCAGCATGAGCACCTACCCGGACGGCTACGCAACCAGAGAATACCGTGCCAGCGTGGACAAAGCCGCCGCTCTGGTCGAAGAAAAGAAGCAGAAAGTCAGCCCATACTATCACGAAAAGCTGGACGCGCTGCTTGACAGCTACGCCCGCCGCCTTGCACAGTGGACGGACGACCACAACCGAAACGGTGCAAGCTGCCCCTCTGTGCTGGTGTGCGGTGCTGGCAACTTCCCGGTGCGGAAGAAGCAGAAGCAGAACGCCCGCGAGGATTCGCTTTGGTGCGAATATGAAGAAATCGAAGCCATCTTGACGAAAATCAAGGCCGTTGGCACCGGCCCCGTTGATTTGGCCGACCCCCACGCCCGCGAACTGCTCACGGATCAGCTAAACAAAGAGCAAGACCTGCTCGAATACTGCAAGGGTGCCAATGCCTATTACCGGAAGCACAAAACCTTGCGCGGCTATTCCAACATGAGCGATGCGGCAGCCGATGCTCTCACCAACCCGGACGCCTTTTCAATGAGCCTGTACCGCAAGCCCTACGGCGATTTTGAGTTGACCAGCATCCGCGGCAAGATCAAACGGATTCAGACCCGCCTTGACGAACTCGACAAAGCACAAGCCGCAGCAGCATCCGGCCCCGTCGAGGATCAGCACGACGGCTACA contains:
- the terS gene encoding phage terminase small subunit, with protein sequence MPKRNDKRDTAKAEYIKRRRSGEKVNLKDLAKKLGVTYGTVRNWKRIDQWDDAVERKRGGQPGNKNSRGKRNAKGNPGGGAPNGNTNAEKDGAYSTVHLERLSQEERDWLDQMPTGANENNIYELKLLRIQQRHIMERIAEYESCDPEKLFTASITDMRKPGKDKDGKQADGAVQKMVMDNKDSAFVRVTQLREALNKVSGRIISLTTQIRQQEEFEKRYALELERLDIAKMRATGEVDVDPEGGTEDETVHD
- a CDS encoding major capsid protein — protein: MAILINFFDNVILQAISEEIVPKVSFFKDRYFPTGAGDIFKANEVLTEYRSGDRKLAAFVDQKAGDIPIGRRSYEVHSYKPAYIAPSRLLTLDELTKRGFGEALYPGMDEAQRAARLLADDMNDMENRIARREEWMAAETMIGNGCVMQEYIDGATKGDSLVVKFYDGTSDHTYTASKKWNENGGDFWGDVKAMCRMLSARGLPAKDLILGTDVADYILTDERTRQLLDKNSGIIVGEIRQQLTQYDGVVFMGTLNFGGFMLNVFSVDETYEDEIGKSARYFPATAAMVTAPDCGHMMYGSITQMDYGKTDYTTYAAKRVAKLVVDQDKDTRKLRLGCRPLAAPKTYCPYIYAADVVG
- a CDS encoding Clp protease ClpP — encoded protein: MREHKCNSKPLFLNGAAATPASPSNKKFWEFRNAAETGGTAELLLYGDISRTSWWGDEVTPQAFAADLATIPAMDDLTVRICSGGGDVWAAQAIGAMLENRLGTVTAQIEGICASAATIVASHCKVVKAAEDATYMIHPIKVNPNGFVDMEGLKQLMDALTVMRTNVLNQYAKKTGHTVEEVAAWMDATSWWTAAEAKENGFIDEITESNQTAKIENRNGALFVNSIAVPGTFDDAPEFVRNRAVVAPATTEGFVNNTDPAGKPDKNDGGNDMEFKNADELRNGCPDLVKEIVDEAHAEAQKQERDRLAAIDEIADAVPSDLVAEAKYGDKACSAEQLAYRAALDAKKKGHKLLDDTEDDADTSGANSVGGAAPDGVSGTGTKNKNQTDAEKRAMVKNLFHPKKEG
- a CDS encoding DUF6148 family protein, with product MAGITLETAQKQLDLWIAAEEKVTHGQSYQIGNRSLTYADLTQIGKRIDYWSNKVTELSQQRKGRNRMGHFVPRDL
- a CDS encoding phage terminase large subunit family protein, which translates into the protein MKLEPQTVELFAEVLSKLRPPPPLTVSQWADRYRVLSAESSAEPGRWHTEKAPYQRAIMDAIGDPHVRSVVVMSAAQIGKTDAFILNPLGYYMDYAPCPVMCMQPTLDMGQTLSKDRIAPMIRDTPRLTGLVDTKSRYAGNTVMKKNFPGGHITIVGANSPSSLASRPIKVLLADEIDRYPKSAGTEGDPLDLAKKRQTTFWDYKTVMVSTPTIKGDSRIEDAYLLSTQEEWNVPCPECGAYQPFLWENVKFDKDDLDKGIGYVCRECGCVSNEYRWKEQGKYGKYVAANPGAESRGFHLNTLASTFVGWKEIVTKFIEAKIALDHGNPEQMKVWVNTELGETWEERGIQLEDIELFNRREIYAAEVPDDVLYLTAGVDVQDDRFEVEVVGWGEGTESWGVRYQKIFGDMLSDQVWDDLDNFLLRTWHKADGTAYPLLATCIDSGGHHTDEVYRFAKERLNRRIFAIKGMGGAGVPFIRNPSKNNRVRADLFILGVDAGKTTIYQRLEVKTPGPNYCHFPSNEEAGYTEEYFKGLTAEKKVVRFVKGHLKEYWEIKDKEHKRNEPLDLRNYATAALAISRPVLKKPDADGTPAQPVKKSRGRRQLSGGI
- a CDS encoding phage portal protein, with protein sequence MGFFDTLLTAIAPERAVKRVAAQTAIRAINSGYSNYGASLHKKSMRGWMWHGGSPKEDIEDNLRVLRERSRDAYMGVPLATGAIKTMRTNVVCGGLTPTPQIDNAFLGISDEEAQKINEQIAREFALWANKPTCDADRIDNFYMLQQLAFTGFLLNGDSWAVLQNKKTPGVPYDLRVRIIEADRICSPAFMDILSPTDINEHHVEKIVQGVETDADGMVIAYWVCDRHPLASTSVTGLTASHWTRVEAYGKKTGRQNVLCLMQRERAGQLRGVPLLAPVLESLKQLGRFTDAELTAAVISAMFTVFIKKSDQSDEVPFGEMLPPDVQVDTPDKTSVELAPGAFIDLNPGEEVQFADPKHPTTGFEAFMNAIVKQMAAALEIPSEVLYKQFSTSYSAARGALNEFWRTTGMHRDWFADSFCQPVYEAWFREAVCKGRIKAPGFLTNPAVAAAYMNCNWNGPARTNLNPKDEAEAAQMRVNSGFSTAAQETAQMTGGSYEANMRQRKAEAALKREVDEIAGAQVQQQTAVPQRSGGDPGKSE
- a CDS encoding head decoration protein, producing MAEKMLSEKLGEVEYDGLIAGVNPKKRVGPGVIAGPEAETTFVRGTVFAKSAKDGKLHILGTEASGGDTLTADCILIEDVTMKASMDETVAVYLAGCFNPDKLTVKDSYTMTEADKDALRMRDIVLLPVVEM